The nucleotide sequence TAGTAAATTAGGCGGTGATGAAAGGTATGACAACTTGGAATTATTACATAAAAGTTGTCAGCGATACCACCGAACACTACTTGAAAAATATGGAGGAGGAAGAGATTTACCAAAAATCGTCACCTACTTCAAAAATAATCAAATAGAACCTAACAGCAAAGAAGGACACAAACTGATTAAGAAGGCGTTCAAGAAGTTCAAATACCAACTTGTTTGAGGTAAAAAGATGGCTTGAGCCGGATGTGTGGCAACATACAAGTCCGGTTCTTAGGGGGGAAAGGAGCCGTAAGGCTCCCTACCTACCCGACTCATAACAACTGTAAGAATTACTTAAGAAATCAATTAAACTGGACAGGTTATGTCTAAAATCAGAAGTATTTTTATCGAAAACATACGGAAAAGGGGGATATGTTTTGATTAATCTAGCGTGTAATTATAGTCTTGAAACTGAAGAACTTGTTAGAGATAATAAAATTCAAATTGATTATTTTAAGTTCCCTGCATTGGCCTTTGATATGAATATTCTAAAAAGTTATGACTTATCTGAATTTCAAAGGTTTGCTTTTGATGTAAAGAAAATAAAACCCATTTTATATCATGGATTGTGCCCGTCACCACATAATATTTGTTCCACTAATTTTAAAAATGAATTACAAGTAGACATTATTAATAAGATGATTGAGATGACGGGCACCCCAGGTATTTCACTACATTTAGCTGGTGCTGATGAAAAAATTACTAAAGAAGAGCTTATAAAAATAGTAGTTAGTAATATTGAGTTCTTAAAATCAAAGTTTAAAGGATTAAATTTTATTACACTTGAAAATGTGGAAAAAAGCAATTCAATTTTCGTTACAGACCCAGATGTTATTTCACGAATCATAAGGCAAGCTGATACTAACTTTTTGCTAGACGTAAGCCATGCATTTTGCTCTGCATATGATAGAAGTGAAGACTTTATATCATATATACATAAACTTCCACTAGAGAAAGTGTATGAAATCCATATTAATGGCTGGGCAGAAAAAAATGGAGATATCATGTCTCATATAAAAATAAATAAAATGGGTTATGATGTTCTAAAGCATGTACTTGATTATTGTTCTCCTAAAATTGTTACTCTTGAATATGGAAGACATGATGATAGAATTGGCATAGGCTGTCCTGTTATGACACCTAATAATATAAGTCATAAAGCGAAAAATGAGATTATAGAACAGATTAATGATTTGAAGGAAATTATATACAGATATTAATTTATTACTCAATATTAGGTTTAAATAATATAGGGCAATAACATAGGAGAAAATGTTCATAAAGTTCGTCATAAACAATTTTAAAAATTACTGAAAATGATATAAATTGGACAGTTTATTTCTATAATGAGAAGTCAAAAAAGTGTAAAACTAGATAGGTGTAGGGCATATCAGCGATATATGAAGACATTTCTCAGTTAAAGAGTTGCTTTAAACTTGTAGAAAATAGCTAAGTATAAAGTATTTTGAAGGAGAATTATTATGTGGTTTGTTTGGATAATAGTAGGCATTTTCTCAATTATCACTATGATTCTGTTGTGTGGTAAATGTTCTTTCTTAGTAGCAGGTTATAACATGATGAGTAAAGATGCGAAAGAAAAATATGATGAGAAAAAGGTGTGTAAAGGTGCGGGGGTTACAATGTTATTGATTAATCTCCCGTTAATCTTTATTGCTTTATATTTTCAATTATTCACTTCTGGCTACAAAACAGCGGGAACGTCAGATAGTTTTACTACGGCAATTGGATTATTATTTGCAATATATGTAGTCGCCGTTTGTGCGATAAGTGGCTCTAAGGGATTAAAAGGTCGTGAAAAAAAATAGAGATTATGAGAATAATCTGTATCTAAGTTAATTCATTAAGAGAACATTGGATTAATATAACACAAGTTCAAAACGTATAAATTGTAATTTAAACTAAGAAGTTGTTTCGTATCTTTCTTTAAGTTCGTCATAAACAACTGTTAGATAAGCAAAGAAATTCGAGAAACTGGACAGGTTATGTCTATAATCGGAAGTTGGGAAAATTAAAATTTATTTGATGAGTGTGTAGAATATCAGAGATATCTGAAAAGTCATGTTTTATAAAGAAATTTCTAAGTAAAAGAGTAACGGAGATATGTCGAACCTGTATTTTGTTGCGATGAAACTACTAAATATAAAATGGAAGGAAATGATATAATGGAAAAAAAGATATATTATATATTAGGTACAGTATTTATTGCTTTAATTGCTATTTTTTATATTTTTCAAATGAATTTTTATGTTTTTGGACAAATTACAGTTTGGATAACTAATGTCCTTTATATAGTAGCACTTGTTGCAGTGATTAAACTTGCCATTAAAGCAACTCAAGCACTCGATATTTACATAAATGATAAGAAAAATATCAGATAATAGTTTCGTAATCTTCTAAAGATTCGTCATAAACAACTGTAATAATTACTAATGAAATTAGATAAATTGGGTAGGTTGTGTCTATAATGGGAAGTTCAAGTTCCCAAAAGCGGGGATAAGCCATCCTAGTAAAAAATTGCGACTTAATGACAAAATAAATTTCTGGGGGGGAATATTATGTATCAATATTATAAGGGTTTTATTATTAGAGAAGGAGCAGATGGACTTAAATCGGATATGATTAAGAGGATGTACACCGAGGTTGGTTGGGTGGCTTCAAATCAACCACAATGGCAAGATGAAAAGTACGAAATCTGCTTTAAAAATTCATCGTGGGTTTTCACTGTATGGGATAATGAAGACATAATTGCAATGGTAAGGGTTGTATCAGATAGAGTTATGACTGCAACTATTCAAGACCTTGCTGTTAAAGATGCATATAGAGGAAAAGGCATTGGTAAAAAATTAGTAGGTTTATGTTTACAGAAGTTACCTCATGG is from Clostridium estertheticum and encodes:
- a CDS encoding DUF692 family multinuclear iron-containing protein, which produces MINLACNYSLETEELVRDNKIQIDYFKFPALAFDMNILKSYDLSEFQRFAFDVKKIKPILYHGLCPSPHNICSTNFKNELQVDIINKMIEMTGTPGISLHLAGADEKITKEELIKIVVSNIEFLKSKFKGLNFITLENVEKSNSIFVTDPDVISRIIRQADTNFLLDVSHAFCSAYDRSEDFISYIHKLPLEKVYEIHINGWAEKNGDIMSHIKINKMGYDVLKHVLDYCSPKIVTLEYGRHDDRIGIGCPVMTPNNISHKAKNEIIEQINDLKEIIYRY
- a CDS encoding DUF3784 domain-containing protein → MWFVWIIVGIFSIITMILLCGKCSFLVAGYNMMSKDAKEKYDEKKVCKGAGVTMLLINLPLIFIALYFQLFTSGYKTAGTSDSFTTAIGLLFAIYVVAVCAISGSKGLKGREKK
- a CDS encoding GNAT family N-acetyltransferase is translated as MYQYYKGFIIREGADGLKSDMIKRMYTEVGWVASNQPQWQDEKYEICFKNSSWVFTVWDNEDIIAMVRVVSDRVMTATIQDLAVKDAYRGKGIGKKLVGLCLQKLPHGNWWVHTTPENYDFYKKCGFEVSPISESATLAYMGFIKARLEGHR